A genomic window from Klebsiella quasipneumoniae subsp. quasipneumoniae includes:
- the ydcS gene encoding putative ABC transporter substrate-binding protein YdcS yields MSKKLARCSLYVLGMACLTVQAAEPLTSLDKPEGRLDIIAWPGYIERGQTDKQYDWVSQFEKETGCQVNVKTAATSDEMVSLMAKGGYDLVTASGDASLRLIMGKRVQPINTALIAGWHTLDPRIAQGAWFNVGGKVYGTPYQWGPNLLMYNTRVFPTPPDSWSVVFVKQDLPDGKTNQGRVQAYDGPIYIADAALFVKATQPQLGIEDPYQLTETQYNAVLKVLRDQQPLIHRYWHDATVQMNDFKNEGVAASSSWPYQANGLKAEGQPVATVFPKEGVTGWADTTMLHSEAKHPVCAYKWMNWSLTPKVQGDVAAWFGSLPVVPEGCKASALLGEKGCETNGYDQFARIHFWKTPVAEGGKYVPYSRWTQDYIAIMGGR; encoded by the coding sequence ATGAGCAAAAAATTGGCCCGTTGCAGCCTTTATGTGCTGGGGATGGCCTGCCTGACCGTCCAGGCGGCTGAGCCACTCACCTCGCTGGATAAACCGGAAGGGCGGCTGGATATTATTGCCTGGCCGGGGTATATCGAACGCGGTCAGACCGACAAGCAGTACGACTGGGTCAGCCAGTTTGAAAAGGAGACCGGCTGTCAGGTTAATGTGAAAACTGCCGCCACCTCTGACGAAATGGTTAGCCTGATGGCCAAGGGTGGCTACGATCTGGTGACTGCCTCGGGCGATGCTTCGCTGCGTCTGATCATGGGCAAACGCGTTCAACCTATTAACACAGCGCTGATTGCCGGGTGGCACACTCTCGACCCGCGCATTGCGCAAGGGGCATGGTTTAACGTCGGGGGCAAAGTTTACGGCACGCCGTATCAGTGGGGACCGAATCTGCTGATGTACAACACCCGCGTATTCCCGACGCCGCCGGACAGCTGGAGCGTGGTCTTCGTGAAGCAGGATCTTCCGGATGGCAAAACCAATCAGGGGCGGGTGCAGGCCTATGATGGCCCGATCTATATCGCCGACGCTGCGCTGTTTGTCAAAGCCACCCAACCGCAGCTGGGGATCGAAGATCCCTATCAACTGACCGAAACCCAGTACAACGCGGTGCTGAAGGTGCTGCGTGACCAGCAACCGCTGATCCACCGCTACTGGCATGACGCCACCGTGCAGATGAACGACTTCAAAAACGAAGGGGTGGCCGCCTCCAGCTCGTGGCCCTATCAGGCCAACGGCCTGAAGGCGGAAGGCCAGCCTGTCGCTACCGTATTTCCGAAGGAGGGGGTGACCGGCTGGGCGGATACCACCATGCTGCACAGCGAGGCGAAGCACCCGGTCTGCGCTTATAAATGGATGAACTGGTCGCTCACGCCGAAGGTGCAGGGCGATGTAGCGGCCTGGTTCGGCTCGCTGCCGGTGGTGCCTGAGGGCTGTAAAGCCAGCGCGCTGCTCGGAGAGAAGGGCTGTGAGACCAACGGCTACGACCAGTTTGCCCGCATCCACTTCTGGAAAACGCCGGTTGCCGAGGGGGGGAAATACGTTCCCTACAGCCGCTGGACGCAGGACTACATTGCGATAATGGGCGGCCGCTAA
- a CDS encoding ABC transporter ATP-binding protein, whose translation MTYAVEFQNVSRLYGDVRAVDGVSIGIRDGEFFSMLGPSGSGKTTCLRLIAGFEQLSGGTIRIFGQPASELPPWQRDVNTVFQDYALFPHMSILDNVAYGLMVKGVAKKARHARAQEALEKVALGFAHHRKPSQLSGGQRQRVAIARALVNQPRVLLLDEPLGALDLKLREQMQVELKKLQQSLGITFIFVTHDQSEALSMSDRVAVFNNGRIEQVDAPQDLYLHPKTAFVAGFVGTANVFEAEAARRLCGLAGCWSLRPEHVRLQGGGEVQVQGVVQAVQYQGAATRIELRLADGDKLLVSQANIDGAAAASVPRTGQTVQASWSRAAMTPLESGG comes from the coding sequence ATGACGTACGCGGTCGAGTTTCAGAATGTATCGCGCCTGTATGGCGATGTGCGGGCGGTGGACGGGGTCAGCATTGGTATCCGCGACGGCGAGTTTTTCTCCATGCTGGGACCTTCGGGCTCGGGGAAAACCACCTGCCTGCGGCTGATTGCCGGTTTTGAGCAGCTCTCCGGCGGCACCATCCGGATCTTCGGTCAGCCGGCCAGCGAGCTGCCGCCCTGGCAGCGGGACGTCAATACCGTGTTCCAGGACTATGCGCTTTTTCCCCATATGTCGATCCTCGACAATGTCGCTTACGGCCTGATGGTCAAAGGCGTGGCGAAGAAAGCGCGCCATGCCCGCGCCCAGGAGGCGCTGGAGAAGGTGGCCCTCGGTTTTGCGCACCATCGCAAGCCCTCCCAGCTCTCTGGCGGTCAGCGGCAGCGGGTCGCCATCGCCCGGGCGCTGGTGAACCAGCCGCGGGTGCTGCTGCTCGACGAGCCGCTGGGCGCCCTGGATTTAAAGCTGCGCGAGCAGATGCAGGTGGAGCTGAAAAAGCTGCAGCAGTCGCTGGGGATCACCTTCATCTTCGTCACCCACGACCAGAGCGAAGCGCTGTCTATGTCCGATCGCGTGGCGGTGTTTAACAACGGGCGCATTGAGCAGGTGGATGCCCCGCAGGATCTTTATCTGCATCCGAAGACCGCCTTTGTCGCCGGTTTTGTCGGCACCGCCAACGTCTTTGAGGCCGAGGCGGCCCGGCGGCTATGCGGCCTGGCGGGCTGCTGGTCGCTGCGCCCGGAACATGTTCGCCTGCAGGGCGGCGGCGAAGTGCAGGTGCAGGGTGTGGTGCAGGCGGTACAGTATCAGGGGGCGGCAACGCGGATCGAGCTCCGGCTGGCGGATGGCGACAAGCTGCTGGTCAGCCAGGCCAATATCGACGGCGCGGCGGCGGCGAGCGTTCCGCGAACCGGGCAAACGGTGCAGGCGTCATGGTCGCGTGCGGCGATGACCCCGCTGGAAAGCGGAGGCTGA